The following nucleotide sequence is from Prinia subflava isolate CZ2003 ecotype Zambia chromosome 30, Cam_Psub_1.2, whole genome shotgun sequence.
CACTCTGGGACCAAGACTGGTACCAGTACCAGCACTGGGATTGAGTCTGCACTGAGACAGAGACTGGGACCGGGATTGAAACCAGAACTTGAACTGGCACTGGCACCAAGACTGGCACCGCTCCAGGACCCAGACTGAGACCGAGGCTGGAACGAGCACCAGGTTCGGCTCTGGGATCGCTCCAGGACTTCCACATTTGCTCCGGGCAGTTCTGGTTGCAGCCCAGTtaaggactgggagggactgggagggagccctgggctgggcaggaccACCTCGGTTCACATCGTTCTGGTGCAGCCATGCCAGTCTGGATGATCCCAGTTTGTGCAATCCCAGTCTGCGTGGTTCTGATCCAGATGGTGCCAGCCTGTGAAACTGCAGGACATGTGATCCCAACCCAGACAATCCCAGTCCTACAAGGGCCCAGTCCAATCATCCCACTCTGGATGCTCCTGATCCAGATGGTCCCGCTCTGTGCAGTCCCAGGCTGGAGgactgtcatgggttagcactggctagatgttaatgcactcatgagtgtaagtttttcttaatgagctactgtgagatgtggtcaagaacagagcagagcaggcttaaaacttgaaaacagagaacaaaactttattacattacataggaacagaaatagaaaggaaaactctaaacacacacacaaaacagaaatgaaaccttccctgaacagtttttctcctcccccaatttccaccccccacacgttaccctccatagaccaaacctttgggttttacatcaaacaatcactactcaacaaactaatcttcaattcagcaagggagagaggagcctctctcgcactacagatTGCTCCttagaaaacacgggtccaccccttatgggtttccatgtcacctgtggcactgcccggagaagtctgccagggtgacactctcttttctatgtccagtgctctcactacTGTCTATGGactaaagctgcatatagggctcttttaaggatgcttgcatgccaagctctccccatttttctcttggggctgagggttctaagagcaggtctcccttgagggcagagggcaccaccacaccctccccctctcttctctgcttgctctactcttaaagtgccagtcaccGTAGCAAAAGCAAAGGCGGCTGTATCTactcaaatgcagtttatggttaaaagagacttgagttcagtctatggctgacattgtgcaagaaaagtccagctcagaaagctacgcctctcattctttgcccatctagagttcttttcatcttctgactTTATCATTTCGGCCCtaggctgttttttctttctcttctgaaactactagccatgagaatcaatgtctgggaaaaagtttccttctgccaagaaagggttaacagtttctggttctcgggctcaggcactcccaggctccgcaactCCCACACCTGGCTAAGCATCTTCTCTGGGAGGGGGgcgggagggggacggaaggcacctccacagttttccacccctccatcctggatggggccagctcagctccagtcttgtccactctcttcctgccccagggcccagcttacttcagtcTGGCCGCGTGGTTCTCCTCAGCTCAGCCACATGGCTCCCCTCTCCCACTCAGCCtgaagctgagcaggggagaggagatgtttccctgctgaaaccaaacccaaaagaggcagaccctctgagagtccttgcttttaactccttgtgtcctcggaggcgtgTCTAACActtcagtggccactgaaagtgccaacattcaaacctgaccccTGATTGGTTTGACTACAACCTCTTGAAAAacctcacttcccctcaaaccaggacacacTCCCAGAGCTTTTGGGCTCATTTGGGTGATTTTATGCCAAACTGGGCAGGCTTAGTGTGGACTTTAAGCAGATGTGTATGATTTTAGGCCATATCTGGGGTTTAGTCCCATTTGGGTGAATGTCAAATAACGTGCGCAGTTTTAAGGTGGATTAAGGTGGATTTTAGATCATTTTGAATGACTAGAGGCCCATTtagcctggggctgcaggagcaggatgggtgggagaggggagtggctgctcccagtacaAGACCAATTGCCCGCTCCCTGTGGTTCCAGTTTCCTTGGCACAATGTGGATGGTCCAGCCCTAACCCCCAGCCCACAACCAGcgctggccccagtgccagctctgagcccccctcggccccaatcccagcccaactcagcccaaatcccaggctggcaacggcccctcccccccgcccTGACACCGCCCCCGGCCCTGAGCCCCGCCCCTCATGGAGCCCTCCAAGCAATgagcccaggcaccccaaaagtggggctgggacccccggaatgggctTGAGAAGCCCCAGAATGGGCCTGGGCATGCCCAGCATGGGGCCGGGacccccacaatggggctgggacccccgcaCCCGCTCCCCGCCTTACCCCACCCTCAGCATGGAACGAACCAATCAGCGCCGCCGTGCACAATGCCAGCAGTAACACCTGCCGCAGCGACCAATCAGATGGCTCCGTCTCGCTGGCTCCGCGCCCCCATTGTGACATCACAAAGGGCCCGGCCGCTCGGTGCCTGACGCCGAGAAGGTCACTGAGCTGCCATTGGCTGTCGGGGAGATGGCGGGGCTTGCCTCGAGTATAAAAGGGGCGTGAGCACTCGCAGGTCTCCTGGCAGGGTCCTGCCATGAGAGCGGCCCTGGAACCCTGGGTGAGACCCTGCGTGGCCAacggccaaccctgcgcggccagcgGCCATCGACCAGCGGCCAAACCTGCGCGGCCAGCGACCAGCACCGAACCCTGTGCGaccagcagccaaccctgtgCGGCCAGAGGCCAACCCCGTGCGGTCAGCGGCCAGCAACCAACCCTgtgtggccagcagccaaccctgcatGGCCAGCAGCCAACAGCCAACCCTGTGCGGCTAGCGGCCAGTGGCCAACCGTGCGCTGCCAGCGGCCAATCCTGTGCAGCcagtggccagcagccaaccctgcgtggcaagcggccaaccctgcgtggccagggGCCAACCCTACGCGGTCAGTGGCCAACGGCCAACCCTCCGTGGCAAGCGGCCAACGGCCAACCCTGCATGGCCAgaggccaaccctgcgtggcaAGCAGCAAACCCTGAGTGGCCAGGGGCCAAACCTGCGCGGTCAGTGGCCAGtggccaaccctgcacggccaTCAGCCAACCCTGTGCAGCCAGTGGCCAgtggccaaccctgcgtggccagcggccaaccctgcgtggccagcaACCAACCCTGCGTgaccagcggccaaccctgcagggccagcagccaacctGGCGTGACTGGCAAacagcggccaaccctgcgcagcCAGCGGCCAGCATCCAACTCTGCACAGCccgtggccagcagccaacccgGCACTGCCAGGGGCCAACCCATCGCGGCCAGCGGTCAACCGTGCGTGGCAagcagccagcggccaaccctgcgtggccagggGCCAACCCTGCATGGTCAGCGGCCAATGGTGAACCCTCCATGGCAAGCAGCCAGCGGCCAACTCTGCACGGCCAgaggccaaccctgcgtggccagcagccaaccctgcatGGCCAGCGGCCAACACTGCGTGGCCAGGGGCCATTGACCAGCGGGCAACCCTTCGCGGCTAGCAGCCAACCCTGAGCGGcaagcggccaaccctgcgcggtCAGTGGCCAACGGCCAACACTGTGCAGCCAGTAGCCATCgaccagcggccaaccctgcgcggcaagtggccaaccctgcgtggccagcagccaacaCTGTGCAGCCAGCGGCCAACAGCCAACCCTGTGCGGCCAGTGGCCAGCACCCAACCCTGCGCgaccagcggccaaccctgcacggtCAGTGGCCAACGGCCAACACTGCGCGGCCAGTAGCCATCGACCAGCGGCCAACTGTTtgtggccagcagccaaccctgcgcggccagGGGCCGgcagccaaccctgccctgccaggggccaaccctgcgcggccagcagccaaccctgagTGGCCAGGGGCCAAACCTGCGTGGTCAGCGGCCAGCAGCCCACCCTGTGCAGCCAGAAGTCAGCAGCCAaccctgtgcagccagcagccaaccctgcgtggctaGTGGCCAACCCTGGACAGCCAgtggccaaccctgcgtggTCAGTGGCCAACGGCCAACCCTCTGCAACAAGCGGCCAacggccaaccctgcgtggccagaggccaaccctgcgcggcaAGCGGCAAACCCTGCGGGGCCCacggccaaccctgcgtggccagggGCCATCTACCAGCAGGcaaccctgcacagccagcgGCCAACAGCCAACCCTGTGCGGCCAGCGGCCAGCACCCAACCCTGCGTGACCAGAGGCCAACTCTgcgtggccagcggccaaccctgcgtggccagcaGCCATCGACCATCAGCCAACCTTGCGCGGCCcatggccagcagccaacccttccctgccaggggccaaccctgcacggccaccagccaaccctgcgcggtCAGTGGCCAACGGCCAACCCTCTGCAGCAAGCGGTCAacggccaaccctgcgtggccagagGTCAACCCTGTGCGGCACGCGGCCAGCCCTGAGTGGCCAGTGGCCAAACCTGTGCGgtcagcagccagcagcccacCCTGCGCGGTCAGCGGCCAACGGCAaaccctgcgtggccagaggccaaccctgcacggccagcGGCCATCGACCAGCGGGCAACCTTTCGCGGCtagcggccaaccctgcgtggccagggGCCAATCCTGCGCAGCCATCGGCTAACAGCCAACCCTGCGTGACCAGCGTCCAACCCGGCGCAGCTGGCAAACAGTGGCCAACCCTGCATGGCCTCAGCTGCCCACCCTCAGCCCTTCTTCTCTTCTACCTGCCTCCCCCAGACTGGTCAAAATGAGGACAGTGGTGCTGCCTGTAGACAGATCCAAATCCCAGTCCTGGGCAAGCTGCTAGGCCATCTCTTTTTCAAGCtgttcaggaaagaagaaaccaGCTTGATGGTGCTGGACATTCTCTGCTCCCTCTTCACATTCATCTCTAAGCAGAAATGTAAGAGAAGCTGTGGTGGGCTGCATCCCCGTGCATGGCCACACCCCCGGATACACCTGcttgtcttccttgttcttgtgaTGTCCCCTTgttgtgcctgctgcagctgccaccatgtccccagcgctgctgtcacctctgctcctgccccactctcTTCCAGGCTCTTGCTGGTCCCatgtggctgagctgctcctccaggcaggactcagccccactcctccccttccccgcgTCCCCTGGACTGCTccaccctgccagctccagccctgtgagccCTTCCCCCTGACCAGGACTGCAGCCACGGTGTAACCGGGGGCTgcatgcagagctccaggggctcGGAGCTTCCcggcccagcagcactgggtgcACACAGGGGAGGCAGGGCCCCCTTTCCACCAGTGcccaccacctcctcctgtgtcccactgctccccagccatTCCTGCCTCCCGACGCTTGTCAGGGCGGGGTCAGCTGCTGGCACAACGCCTGTGTCTCACTCAGGCGTCCGTGTCTCCCCTCTCTTTAGGTGCCACACGGCCAGAGCTTCAtgccctgcctccagcacacTGGGAATGTGAGATCATCTCCTTGCTGGATACGCCCAGCACCTGGAGAGTTCAGGTACCAAGCCCTCCCCCTTGCTGGGCCTGTCATCTGTGGCACCAGCCGGGGATTTGTGTGTGCAATGGGTGCAGAATCAGCGGGGCTGTGCTTGGCGAGAGGGGTCCCACTGTCCCCCAGCAGGGAACACTGtggtgtcccagcagcagcagcagcagctccccagccctgctggccaccaGCGAGCCCTGGGTCCTGCCAGGGCCCACGCCCCAtatcccagagctcagccctcctCCCCGCCCTGGtgccctcctcatcctcccctgcACGGGGactgtgggcactgctgccagctttcctgtggcccctgccaccagcactgcccagcacctctggccagggctgctggcactgcccagccaagCAGCGCCCTCGGggcactgcctggcactgcctctgatcaaTTCCTTCCTGCCACAGGCCTTTGGGAGATTCCTCAGGCCTGCTGAGAGGACAGGCGTCGTCCTCGCTGCCATCGAGATCTTGGGACGCTCCAGCCTCCTGGACAAGAAAGCACCAGTGGAGTTTCTGGAGGTGGCCATGAAACCCCTTGAGCTGTGGCTGATGGATGTAAGTGGCCTGTGGCTGGGTTGCTCTGCCCTTGAGCCCTGTCAGGttcctgcctcccttcctgccaAAGCCAGGATTGTGAGGCTCCTGAAGACACCTTGAGGCAGCAGAAAGGGTGTTAGGGTCCTGCTTCTGACCCCCAAATAATGTTAGGGTCGGGTCATTAAATGAGGCCTCAGCCAAAGTTAAGGTGTGAACAAGACCATGAGCCAAGGTCAACAGTATGGGTTAAATATAAGAGTAAATGGGAGGTAGAAAAAGAGGAGAGTGAGTAGGAGAAAGAGACACACACCAACACATTACATAGATAGTCACCAAAACGTGGGTCACTGTCACCTATCGCTGTCTCTTCTGATCTCGGTGCTGGGGATCCCCAGAAGTGTTCTTGAGGTACCAATTTTATCTGTCTGAGTCCTGGGTATCCACCAGGTGTCTGTGCTGGGTTGGCCTGTGTGTAAGCAGTTGCTTCCTTTCCCACAGTTTGCCATGGTGGGAATTTTTGACCAGACAAGTTACCCAAACCTGCCTCACCAGGCGTGGCAACTTGCTGtttttgctgtctgtgcttTTCCCACAGTCTGCATAGAGGCATTTTGTCCAGTGTGCGGATTTCAAACCTCCGTTCAGGCCTGGAATTAACATCTTTGTTTTTGCCATCTGTGCCTGCTGTTGTGACTTCTTATGTGAACTTCCTTCTTTGGCAGTGCTTTGAGATGAGCTGACTGCATTCTAGGTCCTGAtggagggatgggcagggcaGCCCGAGACAGGGCTGCACTACAGTGGCAGCACCACCCTCACCTCTGTTCCCTCCAGGTGCCAAACATCGTGAGACACGTCTTTGTCTTCTTTGatgagaaaaacacaacaacagcTCACAGCTTTTGCACACTGCTGGTCCTGATGGCCAATAAGTGGCCTGGGCGAGTCGTTGTGACAGCTCTGGAGTTTGAGCCGATATTCAGGTACTGACCCTGAAAGCTCAGAGTGCTTGTACCCTGTGGGGAGAGGGGCCCCAAGAGTCTCTGTCTGCCAGGCCCAAGGAACACTGCAGGACCcccagagggagcagggccCTCCATCCCACCACGCTTCCCAGCCCAGGCTCACAGCAGCCAAAGCTGGCCAGGCACCCAGAGCCAGCtcgctgctcccagccccatgggCAGCACCCATCAGCCGTGCccacctgcctgggcagggtccccgggcaccccgagtcctgcagggctggccccGGCTGCGCTGCGGTGGCCAAGGAAGCCCTGCTGACAGAGCTCTGCCTTGCAGAGACAAAGTCTATCTGTGGGAGGTGATGTTCTCTGCGTGCCAGACTCTGGAGAGGGTTTTGAAGGAGCTGCTAATCCAACTCCAGGACTGGCACAACGACATCTTAAATCAGCAGCAGTACACTTGCCTTGCTTTCTTGGCTCTGAGTCAGCAGGAAAAGCCCACATGCCCTCGCCCTCAGCTGCCAGTGGGAAGTGGGAGCTGTGCCACGGGAGCCTTGCCAGCTCTGCCCgggctttctgctgctttctttcagaTGCTGGCCTCTGATCATGTGCAAGAGGAGAAGCTGGGTCCATTGTACGAAGCCTCGAGTTTTCTGAGGTATCCAAGAATGGAAATGGTCCCTCTGGTGTTCAGGGTTCTGGTGATGCTGTCGCAGACAGCGAGACAATGAGCAGGCTGCTGTCAGGGGCACACATGTGGCACCTGGACTCTGAGGTCTCAGGGAAGGTGCTGGTTTGGTCTGGGCTGGGAGTCAGGTGCTGGGATGACTGCTCCAAAGGTCTGCCTGCCATGGTGTGGCCTGGGGGTGTCTTGGGGACCAACCAGGCACAGAAGTTCTCACAGAATGGAAACTGTCTTTGTAATaggcaagaaaaatgaagggcCTCCTGCAAGATTTGGCACAATTCCTGTGGCATCGGTCTTGGGACATCTCAATGATGGCCATGGACATCTTCTAAAATTCTGCTAATGCTTCATTCTAAAATGTCCTGAAGCACCTGAAGAAGAGCGAGGCCATCCCCATTGCTGTGAAGGTGGTGCACAGTCTCTGGCGCCTCTTTGATGTGGTGAGGCTGATGTGGGAGCCTGAGCCCCTCAGAGGGCCCCTGGGCAAtgacagctgccctgcagcacagccctgcaagcagcactggcagcaggccCCGCTCCCATgggctctcctgggctggattTGGAGCcttgcagcccagctctgcctctggctgctctgggctgggacccCGGGGCATCGCCCCTCGcctcagccccctcagctcagccctggtggCCGCGGGCAGGGAGGCGCTGTGTGCGAAGCtcacctttcctccttcctggcAGGAGGAAGAGTGTGTGCAGGAGAGCTGCATCTGCCTCTTCAGAGACCTGCTGGGCAAAACGGTGTGGAGGGACAAGCACATCATGAAGAAACACACATGGAAGGCCCTGGTGTGCCTCCTCCTTCACATGAGTGACCAGCCCCCAGCGTGGCCAAGGTACCGATGTCCAGGCTGGGCactgacccagagatgggggCTGACACCCCCTGGGGGTCCTGGAATcccactgagagctgctggcagcggGCAGTgttcccctgggcagcccctgggaacCAGGGCCAGCAGTCCCAGACAAGCTGGCACGGCCatttccaccccctgccctgcctgctccagcagagctcggcagcagcctggcacaacCGAGGCCTGGACATGTGTGCCCCAAAGGCTTCTCAGCTGTCCCCACTGGTGTGCTTGCATGGGTTTGCACCTCAATCCCTGTTGCCCAGGACTGTCCCCTTTTGCCTTTGGACAGGATTTCAGTTTGGAACTCCTTTGCACAATGTAAATACCCAAATGCCAGGGTACACCTGTGCAATTTTAGcttggagagcagctccctgtgctcagggaaCTGGTGAGG
It contains:
- the LOC134562686 gene encoding uncharacterized protein LOC134562686; translation: MASAAHPQPFFSSTCLPQTGQNEDSGAACRQIQIPVLGKLLGHLFFKLFRKEETSLMVLDILCSLFTFISKQKCATRPELHALPPAHWECEIISLLDTPSTWRVQAFGRFLRPAERTGVVLAAIEILGRSSLLDKKAPVEFLEVAMKPLELWLMDHLKKSEAIPIAVKVVHSLWRLFDVEEECVQESCICLFRDLLGKTVWRDKHIMKKHTWKALVCLLLHMSDQPPAWPRMLKVFLVLQALRKQGLSEMLAGD